A stretch of DNA from Synechococcus sp. MU1617:
TGAGTCGTTCCAGGACGGCTACCTCGCTGCGGTCTTGATGCCTGCTGGCAGCACGGCACCGGTGGGTGAAACCATCGGTTTGATTGTCGAAACCGAAGCTGAGATCGCTGACGCACAGGCCAAGGCCCCCAGCGCTCCTGCTGCGGCGTCAGCCCCTGCACCGGCTCCCGCTCCCACGCCAGCTGCAGTCCAGGCCCCAGCCCCGACCCCTGCGCCGGCACCGGCTCCTGTCGCCGCCCCAGCACCGTCGGCACCGGTGGTGAACAATGGCCGCATCGTGGCGAGCCCTCGGGCCAAAAAGCTGGCCTCCCAGATGGGAGTGGACCTGGCCACGGTGCGCGGCAGCGGCCCCCATGGCCGGATTCAGGCGGAGGACGTTGAGCAAGCCTCCGGGCAGCCCATTTCCGTGCCCCGGGTGGCGGAAGGAACAGCCCCCGCAGCTTCTGTGGCAGGCGCACCAGCAACAGCGGCCCCAGCCGCTCCGGCTGGCAACAGCTTCGGGCGGCCCGGTGAGACCGTGGCCTTCAACACCTTCCAGGGTGCGGTGAACAAAAACATGGAGGCGAGCCTGGCGGTCCCTTGCTTCCGCGTCGGCTACACCATCACCACCGACAAGCTGGATGCCTTCTACAAACAGGTGAAGCCCAAAGGCGTCACGATGACGGCGTTGCTTGCCAAGGCTGTGGCCGTCACCCTGGCGCGTCACCCCCAGGTGAATGCCGCCACAACACCCGCTGGCATGGCCTACCCGGCCGATGTGAATGTGGCTGTCGCGGTGGCGATGGAAGACGGCGGCTTGATCACACCGGTGCTGCGCAATGCCGACCGCACCGATCTCTATGAGATGTCACGTCAGTGGGGTGATCTGGTCAAGCGTTCCCGCAGCAAGCAGCTGCAGCCAGATGAGTATTCCACGGGCACCTTCACCCTCTCCAACCTCGGTATGTTCGGTGTTGATCGCTTCGATGCGATCCTTCCCCCAGGCACTGGAGCCATCCTTGCCGTCGCCGCATCACGCCCAACAGTGGTGGCGAACAAGGACGGGTCCATCGCCGTCAAGCGTCAGATGCAGGTCAACCTGACGGCGGATCACCGGGTGATTTACGGCGCAGACAGC
This window harbors:
- a CDS encoding dihydrolipoamide acetyltransferase family protein, translating into MATTDIFMPALSSTMTEGKIVEWLKQPGDKVARGESVLVVESDKADMDVESFQDGYLAAVLMPAGSTAPVGETIGLIVETEAEIADAQAKAPSAPAAASAPAPAPAPTPAAVQAPAPTPAPAPAPVAAPAPSAPVVNNGRIVASPRAKKLASQMGVDLATVRGSGPHGRIQAEDVEQASGQPISVPRVAEGTAPAASVAGAPATAAPAAPAGNSFGRPGETVAFNTFQGAVNKNMEASLAVPCFRVGYTITTDKLDAFYKQVKPKGVTMTALLAKAVAVTLARHPQVNAATTPAGMAYPADVNVAVAVAMEDGGLITPVLRNADRTDLYEMSRQWGDLVKRSRSKQLQPDEYSTGTFTLSNLGMFGVDRFDAILPPGTGAILAVAASRPTVVANKDGSIAVKRQMQVNLTADHRVIYGADSAAFLKDLAALIENRPESLAL